The Prevotella herbatica genome contains the following window.
ATGGGACCTAATGGATCTGGAAAGTCTACTCTTAGTGCTGTACTTACAGGTAATCCATTATATACTGTTACAGAGGGCGAGGTCATTTTCAGCGGTAATGACCTTTTGGAAATGAAACCAGAAGATCGTGCACGTTCAGGTTTGTTTCTTTCTTTTCAGTATCCAGTTGAAATTCCTGGAGTTTCAATGACAAACTTCATGCGTGCCGCTATAAACGCAAAACGTGAGTATGAGGGGATGGAACCTCTTAATGCTGGAGATTTCATGAAACTGATGCGTGAAAAGCGTAAACTCGTTGAACTAGATTCAAAACTATCACATCGTTCTGTAAACGAAGGATTTTCTGGTGGTGAGAAAAAACGCAATGAGATATTCCAGATGGCTATGCTTGAACCAAAGTTGAGTATCCTTGATGAAACTGATTCTGGTCTTGACGTAGACGCGATGAGAGTTGTAGCTGATGGTGTGAACAAAATGCATACAAGCGAGACTTCAGCTATCGTGATTACTCACTATGAACGACTCCTTGATATGATTAAACCTAACTTTGTTCATGTTCTTTATAATGGTCGTATCGTTAAGACTGCCGGACCTGAACTGGCAAAGGATATTGAGGCTCGTGGATACGACTGGATTAAGGAAGAGGCTGATGCAAAGTTTGGACAGGATTAATATGTTCCCTCTATAAGGGAAATATAGCTTTTTTATTTGGATTTTTATTATGCAAGAAGATATTAATAATAATAAGGCTCAAAACCCTTTAGGTTCTTTACAACCTAAAGTTGAGACTCAGTATGTGGAGTTGTATGAAAGTACATCAGCCACACTTAAGAGTCATTCAGCCGAAGTCATGAATAAAGTGCGTGATAAGGCTTTTGAAGATTTCAAGAAGTTGGGATTCCCGTCTCGAAAAGTTGAGCGTTATAAATATACCGATATGGCTAAGTTGTTTGAACCTAATTATGGTTTGAATATTAACCGATTGGATATTCCAGTGAACCCTTATGATGCCTTTAAGTGTGATGTGCCTAACCTAAGTACATCATTATATTTTGTTGTCAACGATAGTTTTTATACTAAAGTTCTTCCGCAGGCACATCTTCCAGAGGGTGTAATCGTTGATTCTTTGAGTAGTGTTGCTTCAAAAAAGCCTGATTTTATCGCTAGATATTATTCTAAAATTGCATCTACAGATGAAGATGCAATTACAGCTCTTAATACGATGCTAGCTCAGGACGGACTGTTTGTTTATATTCCGAAGAATGTAAAGGTGGACCGTGCCATACAAGTGATTAATATACTTCGCTCTGATGTTGACCTAATGGTTAATCGTCGTGTGCTTATTGTCCTTGATGAAGGTGCAGAGGCTAAGTTTCTGTTTTGTGATCACTCTGCCGATGATCGTAATTTCCTATCTACTCAAGTTATAGAGGCGTATGTAGGAGAAAATGCAAACTTAGAACTGAATTGTCTCGAAGAGACACATCTTAAAAATACGCGAGTAAGCAACGTATATATTCAGCAGCTAGCTAATAGTCGTGTAAATCATAATGTTATCACATTGCATAATGGCATAACACGCAATCTGCTAGATTTAGTATTTGAAGGCGAAGGAGCTGAATGTCAGTGTAACGGTTGTGTGATAGCTGACAAGAATCAGCATGTAGATAACAATACTCTTATAGATCATAAAGTAGGTCATTGCACAAGTAATGAACTTTATAAATATGTTCTTGACGATGAAGCTACTGGTGCTTTTGCCGGAAGAGTTCTTGTACGTCATGGAGCTCAGAAAACTGTAAGTCAGGAAACAAACCGAAATCTTTGCGCCACGAAGAAAGCAAGAATGTACACTCAGCCAATGCTTGAGATTTATGCAGATGATGTGAAGTGTGCTCATGGTTCAACAGTTGGTCAACTTAATGATGCTGCGATGTTCTATATGAGACAACGTGGTATCGGTGAAAAAGAAGCCAAACTGCTTCTCGAATTTGCATTTATCAACGAAGTAATTGATAAAATGGAACTTGAGCCGTTGCGTGATCGTTTGCATCATCTTGTAGAAAAACGTTTCCGTGGTGAGCTGAATAAATGTGAAGGTTGTAAACTCTGCAAGTGATTTCAGGTTGGTGAAAAAGATTAATTTGTAATGATATGTATGATATAAATAAGATTCGTGAGGATTTCCCAATATTGTCAAGAACAATTTATGATAAGCCGTTGGTATATTTTGACAATGCCGCAACGACTCAGAAACCTTTGTGTGTTCTTGATGCAATGCGTGATGAATATCTGAATGTCAATGCCAATGTGCATCGTGGTGTACATTGGTTGAGCCAACAGGCTACGGAATTGCATGAGGGAGCTCGTGAAACTGTAAGAAAGTTTATCAATGCTAAGTCTACCACAGAAATCGTTTTTACTCGTGGCACTACTGAAGGACTTAATCTCGTAGCTTCTTCATTCTCCGATGAGTTCATGAAAGAGGGTGACGAGGTTATTGTTTCAGCTGTAGAGCATCATTCAAATATTGTACCTTGGCAGTTACAGACACATAAGAAAGGTATAGTTCTTAAAGTCATTCCAATGGATGATTTTGGTAAGCTGGATATCGATGAATTCAGTAAAATGATAACATCACGCACCAAAATTGTAAGCGTAAGCCATGTAAGTAATGTTCTAGGAACGATTAATCCCGTAAAGGATATTATTCGTATCGCGCATGAACATGATATTCCTGTAATGGTAGATGGTGCGCAAAGCACTCCACACTTTGCTGTGGATATGCAGGATTTGGATTGTGATTTCTTCGTGTTTAGTGGACATAAAATATATGGTCCTACGGGTGTTGGTGTGTTGTATGGAAAAGAAGCATGGTTGGATAAATTGCCTCCTTATCAGGGTGGTGGCGAAATGATTGAGAACGTTAGTTTTGAAAAGACTACTTTTGAACGCCCACCATTGAAGTTTGAGGCAGGAACTCCTGATTACATCGCTACAACAGGACTAGCAAAGGCTTTGGATTATGTTACAGATTTAGGTCTTGACAACATCGTCAGTCATGAGAAAAAACTTACAGCCTATGCAATTAACAAGATGTTGCAGTTTGATGGCATGAAGATATTCGGAATTGATGACAGTAAACCTGTTACTGAAGAAACTCTATGCAATCATGATGCAGTGATAAGTTTTCAGTTACGTGATATTCACCACATGGATATGGGCATGATTCTTGACCGTCAGGGAATAGCTATCCGTACAGGTCATCATTGTGCACAACCGCTTATGCAGCGTCTTGGGGTGCTTGGTACTTCACGCGCCAGCTTTGCTCTATATAATACAATAGAAGAAATTGATGCTTTTATTGCTGGTATTGATAAAGCGTCTAATATGTTTAAAGGTTCTTCTTGCACGCCAAAACAGCTTTAACGAACCATGCACAGCATATAGCACGAGCAATAAAGCCGATGTTTACGGGGAAAACTGCAAATACGAATGCTATTTGTGCATTGAGAAGTAGCAGTGTTTGCTTAATGCTAATCTTGCGTTCCAATACTGCTGAGTAGTATTTGGCTAGCGCAGTGATTGGTGACTTTACTTTGTTTGCAATACTGTTCAGAATGTTTATCTGACTGTTAGATGTAGAAACTTCTCTTTTGATATAGATATTCTTTTCCATATTGTAATTGTTTTAACTTGTTTATCTTTTACAACTGCAAAATTACTCGCATTTGTGGAAATATCTTTTCATACCAAATAATCAAACGTTAATTTAGTTAACTAGTAACATTTATTAACAACAATATGTTAGAACCACATTATTATAAGGAACTTATTGAGGCCGGATGTGATGAGGCGGGACGTGGATGTCTTGCTGGAAGTGTTTATGCAGCAGCAGTGATATTACCGCCTGACTATGATAATCCCGAATTAAATGATAGCAAGAAGTTGAGTGAAAAGAAGCGTTATGCATTGCGTGAACAGATTAAGCATGATGCTGTAGCTTGGGCTGTAGGTATAGTTACGCCTGAGGAGATAGATAAGATTAATATCCTTCATGCTAGTTTCTTGGCAATGCACCGTGCAATAGCCCAACTGAAAGTGCGTCCGCAGGGTCTTATCATTGATGGAAACCACTTTGATCCTTATGTATATTCTGAAGGTGAAGAAAAGAAACAACTTCCTTACACTTGTATAGTGAAGGGAGATGGAAAATATCAGAGTATAGCCGCTGCTAGTATACTTGCTAAGACATATCGTGATGACTATATGCAGCAGCAGGCGCTTATTTATCCACATTATGACTGGGAAAATAATAAGGGGTACCCAACAAAAAAACATAGAATAGGAATACTTAACTACGGAATTACCCCAATTCATCGTAAAAGTTATAATCTGCTTGGCGGTGAATTGAGTCTGAATTTTAAAGAATGAAACCATGAAGAAGCTTGGTAATGAACTCACGTTGATTCAACTAATGACGGACGGTAATGATTATACCGCAGAGGATCTTTGCAATCATTTGGGATGTACACGCCGTAATCTTTATTATTACCTTCAGTTTCTTCGAGAATATGGTTTTGGCGTAATCCGTAATGAGAATTATTATAGTCTTGATGTGAATTCTCCTTTCTTCTCTAATATAGCTTCTTCGGTGAACTTTACATTGCAAGAAGCAGTACTCATACATAATCTTGCTGATAGTGCTGAACAGAAAAATCCAGCGGTTTTATCGGTAAAAAAGAAGCTTGAACGATATTATGATCTTCGCTTTTTCTCTGATTCAAAATATCAGAAAAAGCAATTACGCAACTTAAAGGATATTAGTGACGCTATTGCTTCCAGACGTATAGTATGCCTGCAAAAGTATTCTTCTCCGCATAGTCATACATTTACTGATCGAGTTGTGGAACCTTTTTTGTTATTCAATGACAATCAGGACGTGCGTTGTTATGAACTGGCTTCTGGAAAAAATAAAACATTTAAACTATCAAGAATAACAAATGTAGAAGTTTATGATGCTCCTTGGATACATGCTGCCGAGCATAGGAAGGTTTTTACAGATGTGTTTTCTTTTAGTGGTGAAGAGTTGTATCCTGTAAAACTCCTTGTTGGTCAGCTTTCTTATAATTTGATGATGGAAGAATTCCCCATTTCATCGGCATCATTCTCTCAGAAAGATGAAAATCATTGGATAGTGTCTCTTGACGTAGTAAGTTATCTAGGTATTGGTAGATTCGTACTTGGACTTTACGATGATATAGAAATCCTTGAAGGTGATGGCTTCAAGGATTACATAAAGTCCAAGATAGAAAAAATGCTACCATAGATAACTTTTGCTTATTTTATGTTGTTCAGTGGTATTACGGTTTCATTACCTTCTTTGTTTCATTGCCTTGTTTAATAATGAAGATGCCTTTACCAGAGATAGTATTTCCATCTGTAGTAACATTTAATAATTTGCCGCTAATGTCGTAAATCCTTATGTTCTTATCGTTGTTTTCTTTCTCGTTTTTAACTTTGTCAATACCTGTCAGAGTAAGTGCACCATCATTAGTCTTTGTGAGCGTGTATGATATTACATCGTGAGTGATAAAACTTCTAACAGGACTCCAACTAGTCTCATTTGTGGCTTTACTAGCTATGTAAACTTTGTAAGTGCCAGGAGAAAGATTTGAAATATCTAAATTTCCTTGAACTTCTTTACCATAAGTAAATCCACTTAAAGACTCATAGCTATGTTCTTGAAAGAAGTTGTATATTGGTGTTAATACAGAAGTAGATGTGTTTTCACAAATAATAGCGAAGTCACCAGTGAAAGTTTTATACGCAAAGTTATAGAAAGCTGTCATTGTAATGCTAAGTTTGTTGTCTGGACTAATTGAGAAACTGCAATTTTTGTCAGTTCCCCATATAGAAAAGTCACTTCCTGTCGCATCAGGATGTGGATCAAAACCTATAATCATATCGTTACCTTCAGAAAATGTTGTTCCAGAACTGAATTCCTCACCTAAACCAGAAGGAGTCAGATCGAAAATATCATACCATCCGTCGCATGCGCCGCCCCATCCCCAGTTTACGTCTACGTTGCCTTCTGTGTTTATTCCGTCAAAAACAAAGGCATGGCCTTCTTTTGTTTTTGTAGATCCACCATATAGAATAGGACGCAGTTGCTTAATTTCATTGTAAATCATTTGTGCCCATTCATCATCTGTATATAATTCTTTTTGCAAGAATTTTAATGAATATGGATTATATGAGAAGTTATTCACGAAAGATATTGCAGCATCATAATCAGTGGTTCCACTTCCGTCGATACCATATTCCATATTTGCTCCACAGCCAGCATCTCGCATTAGTGTAGCAACGGCTATATTCGCGGGAGTGATGGCATTGCTAGTTAAATATGTATTTGACATATTGTTCCAGTCGTATGTCGTATTGATTGTTGCCGATCTTATTACAGTATCTTTATCCACAACTATGGAAAACCCTCCGCTGCCTTTACCTGTTTTTGGATAATTGTAATACTTTAAAATCTGCGACATAGCCGTTGCTACACATCCGGTATAGCCATGCGTAAGTGAGCCAACCTTAGGACATAATAAATTATATGGCGTTCCTTGGTTCCATTTTGTTGTTATAAGAGGATCTATTGTTGTAGAAACAGATATAGAAGTTCGCCCCATATTATTGGCATCTCTGTAGGCCATAGATTTAGATATATTTTCCATCCACCATTTAAATCCCGGGGCTACATTAGTAGAATCGTAGTCATGCTCAGATTCACCTATAACGGCAGGGAATGTATTACTGCGGCTTATTACAACGAATCCTGCACCTTTTGCACCATAGATAGCAAATTGGTCTGTGTCCTTCATAACTTTTACTTCGTTGTCTATTATTGAAGAACCCTTTGCCATGCTTTTGCTGGCAAGCTTCTCTTGTGCAATTTTTATCATTTCGCTGCGATTGCGGTTATCTGCAAATGTATTAAGGCTTGAAGCGAAAACAGCAATCGAAAGGACTAATAATCTTATCATAATTGATAAATGTATAATGTGAATATTGGGGATCTTATGTTATATATTCTGCAAATATAACTTCTTTTTTGTAATGTACAAAATAATTTTAACAATCCATCTCTTTTATGCTTAGTAATGTGCGCAAACTAATTTATAACGAAGAAATTTTAACTTGCTTTACAATAATGATAAATAATGTATGCATACTAATAACTTTTTGAATTAAAAAGTAGGATTGTCAATTAGTAAATACTCAGCATGCTATGTCTATATTAAATATTTAATGAAACGTTATGATTAACAATATTTTGTTATGTTCATATTTGTACACTTTGTCCATTTGTTTTAAAATTAGCTTTTAAACTGTAACAAAATCATTATAAAAATCGCATATCTATGGCATTTTTGATAATAATAGTAACTTTTTGCATAAAAAATTTGGTTATATTCTAAACATTCTTTAAATTTGTGCCCGTATACAACAATAGTGTTTTAGATATTTTTATTGAAGTACGAGAAAAGAATGTTAATGCGTTCTTGATTTATAATAAAATAATGTCCGCCTTGTGATTAAGGTTCGGACAAATCTGTTGGCAAAATATATTAGATGACAATACAATTTTTAATTAAGAGAGAGATTTTTATGGAAAAAAGACTAACAATGATTTTAGCAGGTCTATTCCTTTGTTTAGGAATGGCATTTGCTCAGACACAAGTCTCTGGTACTGTAACTTCCTCAGAAGACGGACAACCTATTGTAGGTGCTTCCGTTAGAGTGGTTGGTACAAGTACAGGTACAGTTACTGATGTTGATGGAAATTTTTCGCTGGTTGCTCCGGCAAATGCGAAATTGAATTTCTCGTATATTGGTATGATGCCAAAAACACTTAAGGCTTCAAGCAATATGAAGATTAAGCTTGAACCTGATAACAAAACTATTGATGAAGTTATTGTTACTGGTTATGGTAACTTTAAGAAATCTTCGTTTACAGGTTCTGCTAGTACTATGGATGCAACGAAACTTGAAGATGTTCCAGTTGTTTCTGTTGAAGACAAATTAGCCGGAAGTGTATCTGGTGTTACTGTAACTTCTTCTTCAAGTGCTCCTGGTGCAATTAGTAATATACGAATCCGTGGTATGGGTTCTGTCAATGCAGGAAATAATCCTCTCTATGTAATAGATGGAACTCCTGTTGCTTCATCAAATTTAAGTGAGTTTAATACTTCTGATGGTAATGGTTATAATGATGCTGGTACAAGTGTGTTAGCAACATTAAACCCTAATGACATCGAGTCTATTACTGTAATTAAGGATGCAGCAGCTGCATCTCTTTATGGTTCTCGCGCTGCTAATGGTGTGATTGTTATCACGACCAAGAGTGGTAAAAAGGGTAAGACTAAGATTGATTTTAGAAGTGATTTAGGTTTTTCTAATACAGCAATCAATTATCGTCCACAGTTGAGTGGTGATGATCGTCGTCAGTTACTTTGGACTGGATTGAATAATTATTCAATAACAAATGGTAGCACAGCTGCTGCAGCTGCTACTTTTGCCGATAATAATATTGACAAATATGCTTCTGTTCCTGCAAATGGTTATACAGATTGGAAAGATCTTCTTTTTAAGACAGGTAGTCATCAAAACTATCAGGTAAGTTTGTCTGGTGGTAGCGAAAGTACAAAGTTCTATGCATCAATGGCTTATATGAAGCAGGACGGTATTCTTCACAATCAGGGATTGGAACGTTTTACAGGTAATGCAAGTATAACTCATGATTGGAATAGATTCTCTTTACGTGTAACAACATTGATTTCTAAAATGAATCAAAGTCTTGTTGATGAGGGGACTGCTTACGATGGAGCTTTGGCAAACTATTGTTTCTTCCAGTCACCATCAAGTACACCTTATAATACTGATGGCTCTCTAAATACTGGATGTGGTATGAACGGTGTCAATCCGCTTTATGAGCTACAGCATACTTCAGATAAGAATATAGTAAAAAGATCATTCTCAACTGCACAACTTACATATAACATCTGGGATAACTTGAAGTTGAGTGAGAAATTAGCTTATGATTATACTGATGGTAGAGAGAATGTGCTTTGGGATAGATATTCTAATAATGGTGCTCCTGGTGCGGTAATGCAGCGTATTATAAATGAATATGAAAAATTAAATACTCAAACTCAACTTTCTTATATCAAGAGCTTTGGTCAGCATAATGTGGATGCATTATTGGGCTTTGAAACAGAAGATTATACTTACAGATATGATTATTCGCATGGAAGTGATTATCCTGGAGCTTTATATGAGTTAGAAAATGCTGGTACAACTTCTGCACAATCTGATAAGAAAGGCTATAGAATGACCTCTTTCTTGGGTCGTGTAAATTATAACTTTGCCAACAAATATTATTTGGGCGCAAGTTATCGCCGTGATGGAAGTTCACGTTTAGCACGTCAAAACCGTTGGGGTGATTTCTGGTCATTGTCTGGTTCTTGGAGATTTACTGAAGAGAAATTCATGAACCCAGTTAAGAGTATAATTACTGATGGTAAAGTACGCCTTTCTTATGGTGTGAACGGTACACAGCCTTATGATTATTATTCTTATATGAATTTGTATCGATATGGTATCTATTATAATGGTATGTCTGGTATAGGAGTAACTACTATTGGAAATAGTGACCTTAAGTGGGAGAAGAATAAGACTTTAAATATAGGTCTTGATTTAACTTTGTTGGATAGATTTACCGTTACATTTGATTATTATAACCGTAAAACAAGTGATTTGATTTTTGATAAGCCTGTTTCTGCTGTTACAGGTTTGTATTCTAATTCAGGAACACCTTCTGCACCAATTAATGTTGGTTCTTTAGTTAATAAGGGATTTGAGTTGTCATTGACTTCTGTTAATATCAATAAAAAGGATTTCAATTGGACCACAACTTTGAATATGTCACATAATAGCAATAAGGTGGAAAAACTTACTGGTGATGAAAACGAGATTATTAGTGGAGTCCTAATACATAGAATTGGTAAACCTTATTATTCTTATTATATGTATGAGTATGCTGGAGTTGATAAAGCAACAGGTAAGGAATCTTATTATATCAACGATGGAACAGACAATGCACGTAATACTACTACTGATGTCTCTAAGGCAAAGCAGGCGATTGTTGGCCAACATCAGGCTTCAATTGAAGGTGGACTTACAAATAATATTAAATGGAAGTTTATTGATTTAGGATTTACATTTACATATTCTCTTGGCGGTGATGCTTATGATTATGCATCTTGGCAACATTCTAATGGCGGTAGTTATTTATACAATGGTGCAGTCCCTTCATATTATAAACTTTCTGATATATGGTCTCCGGATAACACTGATGCAACGTTGCCGAAATTTGAATATGGTGGTGTGAGGGTAAATTCTTCTCGTTGGTTGATGCCTACAGACTATTTGCGTTTGAAGAATCTCTCTTTAGGATTCACTGTGCCTAGAAACTATATTGCAAATCTTGGCATAGACAGAGTTCGTGTTTATTTCTCTGCAGCAAATCTCTTGACTTGGAAATCAAAGAATTTGATTGTTGATCCAGAAATGCCTGTTGATGGACTTTGTACTTTTGAAACACCGGCATTGAGAACTTATACCTTTGGTATAGAACTTGGTTTTTAATTTAAAATAAGAAGGAAATGAAAATATTTAAGATATGCAATTTGACATTGCTGGCAATGATGATGCTTGGGCTTTCGTCATGTGTTAACGACTGGTTAGATGAGTCTCCTTCAGATGGAGTTGATGCAGATAAGGCGATAACATCAAGCGAAAGTTTGGGAAGTGCGCGTACAGGTCTTTATGCAGCGTTGAAGGGAGATCATACTAATACTGATTATTATGCTGCTAATTTCTTTGCTTATGCAGAGGCTCATGGTGAGGATATTCAGTATAATAATATATCAGGAAGTAATCGTGGTAGTTTCTATTATTATATGAATTATGCTGGAGCAAATGAATTTTCTAGCACAGCAGCTGTTTGGAAATCTCCTTATATTGTTATAAGTAGAGCTTCTCGCATGATTGAGGCTGCTGAGTCTGGTAAATTGACAGATCAAAGTGAAGCTGCAAGTACTATTTCTCAGTATGAGAATGAGGCTAAGGCTTTACGTGGATTAGCTCTTTTTGATTTGGTAAGAATTTATGGAAAGCCATATACTGAAGATCAGGGCGCATCGTTAGGTGTACCTGTCGTTACTACATCTTTGCAGAGCACAGATAAACTAGCGAGAAATAAAGTTAGTGAATGCTATACTCAGATTCTCAAAGATTTGAATGACGCTATTAACTCAAAGACTCTTTCTACAGATAATACGCCAGGTTATATTGATGTATGGAGTGCAAAGGCTATTTTGTCAAGAGTCTATATGACAATGGGCAACTTCGGCGATGCACTTACTGTTTCAGAAGACATTATCAATAACTCTCCTTATAAACTATGGACGAAGGATCAATATGTTTCTGCTTGGAATAAGAAGGATGCAAACCATACAAATGAAATTATGTTTGAAATGACTATAACAAACTCTACAGATTGGACAGACCGTCCAGGTGTAGCTTATTTGTATGCTGAATCTGGAGGCGTAAATCCTGGTTATGGTGATTTGATAGCAACTAAGAGCTTCGTAGATATGCTTTCTTCAGATCCAAACGATA
Protein-coding sequences here:
- the sufC gene encoding Fe-S cluster assembly ATPase SufC — protein: MLEVKNLHATIAGKEILKGIDLTVNDGEIHAIMGPNGSGKSTLSAVLTGNPLYTVTEGEVIFSGNDLLEMKPEDRARSGLFLSFQYPVEIPGVSMTNFMRAAINAKREYEGMEPLNAGDFMKLMREKRKLVELDSKLSHRSVNEGFSGGEKKRNEIFQMAMLEPKLSILDETDSGLDVDAMRVVADGVNKMHTSETSAIVITHYERLLDMIKPNFVHVLYNGRIVKTAGPELAKDIEARGYDWIKEEADAKFGQD
- the sufD gene encoding Fe-S cluster assembly protein SufD, whose translation is MQEDINNNKAQNPLGSLQPKVETQYVELYESTSATLKSHSAEVMNKVRDKAFEDFKKLGFPSRKVERYKYTDMAKLFEPNYGLNINRLDIPVNPYDAFKCDVPNLSTSLYFVVNDSFYTKVLPQAHLPEGVIVDSLSSVASKKPDFIARYYSKIASTDEDAITALNTMLAQDGLFVYIPKNVKVDRAIQVINILRSDVDLMVNRRVLIVLDEGAEAKFLFCDHSADDRNFLSTQVIEAYVGENANLELNCLEETHLKNTRVSNVYIQQLANSRVNHNVITLHNGITRNLLDLVFEGEGAECQCNGCVIADKNQHVDNNTLIDHKVGHCTSNELYKYVLDDEATGAFAGRVLVRHGAQKTVSQETNRNLCATKKARMYTQPMLEIYADDVKCAHGSTVGQLNDAAMFYMRQRGIGEKEAKLLLEFAFINEVIDKMELEPLRDRLHHLVEKRFRGELNKCEGCKLCK
- a CDS encoding aminotransferase class V-fold PLP-dependent enzyme; the protein is MYDINKIREDFPILSRTIYDKPLVYFDNAATTQKPLCVLDAMRDEYLNVNANVHRGVHWLSQQATELHEGARETVRKFINAKSTTEIVFTRGTTEGLNLVASSFSDEFMKEGDEVIVSAVEHHSNIVPWQLQTHKKGIVLKVIPMDDFGKLDIDEFSKMITSRTKIVSVSHVSNVLGTINPVKDIIRIAHEHDIPVMVDGAQSTPHFAVDMQDLDCDFFVFSGHKIYGPTGVGVLYGKEAWLDKLPPYQGGGEMIENVSFEKTTFERPPLKFEAGTPDYIATTGLAKALDYVTDLGLDNIVSHEKKLTAYAINKMLQFDGMKIFGIDDSKPVTEETLCNHDAVISFQLRDIHHMDMGMILDRQGIAIRTGHHCAQPLMQRLGVLGTSRASFALYNTIEEIDAFIAGIDKASNMFKGSSCTPKQL
- a CDS encoding ATP-binding protein, which encodes MEKNIYIKREVSTSNSQINILNSIANKVKSPITALAKYYSAVLERKISIKQTLLLLNAQIAFVFAVFPVNIGFIARAICCAWFVKAVLACKKNL
- a CDS encoding ribonuclease HII; translation: MLEPHYYKELIEAGCDEAGRGCLAGSVYAAAVILPPDYDNPELNDSKKLSEKKRYALREQIKHDAVAWAVGIVTPEEIDKINILHASFLAMHRAIAQLKVRPQGLIIDGNHFDPYVYSEGEEKKQLPYTCIVKGDGKYQSIAAASILAKTYRDDYMQQQALIYPHYDWENNKGYPTKKHRIGILNYGITPIHRKSYNLLGGELSLNFKE
- a CDS encoding helix-turn-helix transcriptional regulator — protein: MKKLGNELTLIQLMTDGNDYTAEDLCNHLGCTRRNLYYYLQFLREYGFGVIRNENYYSLDVNSPFFSNIASSVNFTLQEAVLIHNLADSAEQKNPAVLSVKKKLERYYDLRFFSDSKYQKKQLRNLKDISDAIASRRIVCLQKYSSPHSHTFTDRVVEPFLLFNDNQDVRCYELASGKNKTFKLSRITNVEVYDAPWIHAAEHRKVFTDVFSFSGEELYPVKLLVGQLSYNLMMEEFPISSASFSQKDENHWIVSLDVVSYLGIGRFVLGLYDDIEILEGDGFKDYIKSKIEKMLP
- a CDS encoding C10 family peptidase, whose translation is MIRLLVLSIAVFASSLNTFADNRNRSEMIKIAQEKLASKSMAKGSSIIDNEVKVMKDTDQFAIYGAKGAGFVVISRSNTFPAVIGESEHDYDSTNVAPGFKWWMENISKSMAYRDANNMGRTSISVSTTIDPLITTKWNQGTPYNLLCPKVGSLTHGYTGCVATAMSQILKYYNYPKTGKGSGGFSIVVDKDTVIRSATINTTYDWNNMSNTYLTSNAITPANIAVATLMRDAGCGANMEYGIDGSGTTDYDAAISFVNNFSYNPYSLKFLQKELYTDDEWAQMIYNEIKQLRPILYGGSTKTKEGHAFVFDGINTEGNVDVNWGWGGACDGWYDIFDLTPSGLGEEFSSGTTFSEGNDMIIGFDPHPDATGSDFSIWGTDKNCSFSISPDNKLSITMTAFYNFAYKTFTGDFAIICENTSTSVLTPIYNFFQEHSYESLSGFTYGKEVQGNLDISNLSPGTYKVYIASKATNETSWSPVRSFITHDVISYTLTKTNDGALTLTGIDKVKNEKENNDKNIRIYDISGKLLNVTTDGNTISGKGIFIIKQGNETKKVMKP
- a CDS encoding SusC/RagA family TonB-linked outer membrane protein is translated as MEKRLTMILAGLFLCLGMAFAQTQVSGTVTSSEDGQPIVGASVRVVGTSTGTVTDVDGNFSLVAPANAKLNFSYIGMMPKTLKASSNMKIKLEPDNKTIDEVIVTGYGNFKKSSFTGSASTMDATKLEDVPVVSVEDKLAGSVSGVTVTSSSSAPGAISNIRIRGMGSVNAGNNPLYVIDGTPVASSNLSEFNTSDGNGYNDAGTSVLATLNPNDIESITVIKDAAAASLYGSRAANGVIVITTKSGKKGKTKIDFRSDLGFSNTAINYRPQLSGDDRRQLLWTGLNNYSITNGSTAAAAATFADNNIDKYASVPANGYTDWKDLLFKTGSHQNYQVSLSGGSESTKFYASMAYMKQDGILHNQGLERFTGNASITHDWNRFSLRVTTLISKMNQSLVDEGTAYDGALANYCFFQSPSSTPYNTDGSLNTGCGMNGVNPLYELQHTSDKNIVKRSFSTAQLTYNIWDNLKLSEKLAYDYTDGRENVLWDRYSNNGAPGAVMQRIINEYEKLNTQTQLSYIKSFGQHNVDALLGFETEDYTYRYDYSHGSDYPGALYELENAGTTSAQSDKKGYRMTSFLGRVNYNFANKYYLGASYRRDGSSRLARQNRWGDFWSLSGSWRFTEEKFMNPVKSIITDGKVRLSYGVNGTQPYDYYSYMNLYRYGIYYNGMSGIGVTTIGNSDLKWEKNKTLNIGLDLTLLDRFTVTFDYYNRKTSDLIFDKPVSAVTGLYSNSGTPSAPINVGSLVNKGFELSLTSVNINKKDFNWTTTLNMSHNSNKVEKLTGDENEIISGVLIHRIGKPYYSYYMYEYAGVDKATGKESYYINDGTDNARNTTTDVSKAKQAIVGQHQASIEGGLTNNIKWKFIDLGFTFTYSLGGDAYDYASWQHSNGGSYLYNGAVPSYYKLSDIWSPDNTDATLPKFEYGGVRVNSSRWLMPTDYLRLKNLSLGFTVPRNYIANLGIDRVRVYFSAANLLTWKSKNLIVDPEMPVDGLCTFETPALRTYTFGIELGF